CCGCGAGGGCGCCGCGCTGCGCGTCCTCGGCTTCGACCTGCGCCACAAGCTCTCCGACCTCGGCCGCGGCGCCGTGGTCGCCGCCTGCATCGGCGGCTCCGGCCTCGCCCTCTACCTCGGTGCCCAGGCGGCCGGCTTCAACCTCACCGTCGCCCCCTCCGGCCTGCCCGAGGTCTGGTGGCGGATCCCGGTCCTGGTCGCCTCCGCCTGGCAGAACGCCATCCTGGAGGAGGTCGTGGTGGTCGGCTACCTGCTGCGCCGCCTGCACCAGCTCGGCTGGAGCTGGCCCGCGACGATCGTCGCCAGCGCGGTGCTGCGCGGCTCGTACCACCTCTACCAGGGCGTCGGCGGCCTGGTCGGCAACATGGTGATGGGCGTGGTCTTCTGCCTGCTCTACCGCCGCTGGCAGCGGGTCGGCCCGCTGGTCGCCGCGCACGCCCTGATCGACACCACCGCCTTCGTCGGCTACGCCCTGCTGGCCGGCCACGTCAGCTGGCTGCCCTGACCCATCCGCGCCCGCCCCGCCGCCCACGACCTGACACCCCGTCACCGCACGGCGGTAGGGTGTCCCGGACGAGGACGGCTACGCGGAACGGGGGAGCGGCGGATGGACGGGGAACCGGACCGCAGCAGCGAACGGGTGCGCCGGATCTCGGACGCCCTGCACAAGCTCACCGGCCGCCCGCCGGTCGTCGACCGCACCCGCACCGGGGCCACCCGGCTCTCCGTCCGGGTGGTCGAACAGCCCGACCGCACCCAGACCCTGGCGGTGCTGCGCGTGCTCGGCCTCGGCGACCGCTTCGGCCACAGCGACAACGCCCGCTGGCCGCACATCTGGGTCGAGATCGCCGACCGCCCCGACCCGCCCCGGAACTGACCGCGCCCCGGTCCTCAGCAGGCCCACGGGTTCGGCCAGGCCCGCGACGGGGGCCGCCGCAGCAGCCGGTCCACGTGCTCGCGCTGCAGCCCCTGCGCCGGGTCGACCGGCAGCAGCAGCCGGTCCGCCCGCAGCACGCTGCGCCGCACCAGCCGCGGCGGGATGCAGTCGTCCACCCAGGCGAACGGGCGGCCCTGCGCGTGCCGCAGGATCGGCGCCCACTTGGTGGCCGAGAACAGCTCCATCAGCGGCACCCGCGGGTCGCCCGGCTGCGGCACGTACCCGCTGAACACCACCACCGGCAGCTCGGGCAGCCCGAGCAGCGGGGCGATGTGCTCGTTGGCCCGCTCCTCCCAAGTGGTGGCCCAGACGAGGGCGTAGTGGTCGGCCAGTTCGCGCAGCCAGTCGCCGTGGCGCGGTGACAGCAGCACGGAGTAGCCGAGCAGGGTGTGGGTGTCGAAGTCGCCGTCGGGGTGCGGGAACACCGGGTTCAGCACCCCGTCGACGTCGAGGTACAGCAGTGGCTTGCCCATCCGGGCCTCCCAGGGTCGCGGCCGGTTACCTGATCGGACGAGCCGGGACCCCGGGAGGTTGCAAGCTGTCAGCGACTGTCACCCGGAAGTGACGGGTTCCGGTTCGGGCACCCCGCCGACCGCCGCGGAAACCGCACGCTCCAACCGCCGCACCTCCGGCACCAGCAGCACCAGCCCGGCCAGCACCGCACAGATCAGCGCGCACCCCCACAGCGCCCCGGACAGCCCGAACGCCGACGCCGCCGGACCGGCCAGCGCGGTGCCCAGCGGCAGCAGCGCGAACGAGCCGAACGCGTCGTACGCCGACATCCGCGACAGCAGCTCCTCCGGGATCTCCTGCTGGAGCGTCACCATCCAGCCCACCACGAACACCGTGGTGCCCACGCCCGCCAGGAACATCGCCAGCGCCACCGGCACCAGCGGCAGGCCCAGCGCCAGCGCCAGCGGCGGCAGCCCGAACAGGCACACCCCGCCGTTGCCCACCAGCAGCAGCCGGCGCGGCTGCCAGCGCGTCATCAACGGGCCCGCCGCGACCATGCCGACGCTCAGCGCGGCCATCGCCGCACCCCACGCCCCGGCACCGCCCATCCGGTCCTCGGCGACCACCGGCCCGTACACCGCCTCCACCGCGAGCACGCAGGCGTTCATCATCCCGAACTGCACCACGATCGCCCACAGCCACCGCCGGGCCCGGAACTCCCGCCAGCCGACCCGCAGTTCGTGCACCAGCCCCGGCCCGCCGGCCTCCCGTCCGACGGCCACCTGCTCCAGCCCGACCCGCAGCGCCGCCGCCACGGCGAAACACGCCGCGTCCACCGCCAGCACCCACCCGGGCCCGATCACCGCGACCAGCACCCCGCCGAGCGCGGCGCCCGCGATCGACGCGCCGTTCATCGCCATCTTGAACACCGAGAACGCCTTCGCCGCGTGCTCGACCGGCACCGCCTGCAGGATCACCCCCTCCGCGGCCGGCGCGTAGAACGCCTGCCCGGCCCCGCCCGCCGCCGACAGCACCATCAACGCCCACAGACTCGGCTGCCCCAGCAGCACCAACGCCGCCAGCACCGCCTGCGAGACGGCGTTGAACACGTTCGCCCCGACCATCACCCAGTGCCGCGGCAACCGGTCCGCCACCGCCCCGCCCACCAGCAACAGCACCACCAACGGCACCGTCCGAGCCGCCGTCACGTACCCCACCTCGGCACTGCCCCACCCGGCCCCGAGTGCAACACCGCGAACGCCGTGGCAATCGGCGCAGCCGCATTGCCGAGCCCGCTCACCACCGTCGCCGCAGTCTGAATACGGTAATTACGCCCGGCCCAGGCCGAATCAAGGAACATCACCGCCCGACCATGACCCCACCCCACCCCCCTGTCCAGCGCTTTTCCCCACCACACCCGCCCCCACCCCACCCCATCCCCCCTCGCCGGAGGCGCCCCCCCGCACCCCCGCCGCAGGCGGCTCTCAGCCCAGGTGCCCCCACAGGAAGCTCACCGTGCGCCGCCAGGCGATCCCCTTTTCCCCTCCCCACCCCTCCCCGCCGGAGGCGCGCCCTGCACCCCCTGTCGGAGGCGGCTCAGCCCAGGTGCCCCCACAGGAAGCTCACCGTGCGCCGCCAGGCGATCCCCTTTTCCCCTCCCCACCCCTCCCCGCCGGAGGCGCGCCCTGCACCCCCTGTCGGAGGCGGCTCAGCCCAGGTGCCCCCACAGGAAGCTCACCGTGCGCCGCCAGGCGATCCCCTTTTCCCCTCCCCACCCCTCCCCGCCGGAGGCGCGCCCTGCACCCCCTGTCGGAGGCGGCTCAGCCCAGGTGCCCCCACAGGAAGCTCACCGTGCGCCGCCAGGCGATCTCGGCCTGCAGCGGGTCGTACGTGCTGGGCGTCTTCTCGTCGTTGAGGAAGGCGTGCCCGGCCGGGTAGAAGTGGATCTCGGGTCGGCGCCCGGTCGCCTCGCCGATGCGGATCGCGGCCTCGTCGACGGTCCCGACCGGCAGCGACGCGTCCCGTTCGCCGTAGTGGCCGAGGACGTGGGCGGTCAGGCCGGTGTAGGAGTGGTCCTGGTCCGGCAGCCCGTAGAAGGGGACGACCGCGGCGATCCGGTCGCCTTCCCGGGTGGCGAGGTGGAGGGCGAGGGCGCCGCCCATGCAGAGGCCGACGGCGCCGATCGCGTCGCCGACCGTCGCCGGGTGGTCGAGCAGGTGGTCGACGGCGGCGGAGAGTTGGGCGGCGGCCCGGTCCACCGGCAGGGCCCGCTTCATCTTCGCGGCCTCGGCCCGGTCGTGGGTGACGGTGCCGCCGTACAGGTCGGGGGCGAGCGCGACGAAGCCGGCCGCGGCGAAGCGGTCGGTGAGGTCGGCGACGTGCCGGGTGAGGCCCCACCACTCCTGGACGACCAGGACGCCGGGGCCGGTGCCGGCGGGCGGGAGGGCGAGGTAGCCGTGCAGGGTGCTTCCGGGGCCGGGGAAGCTGGTGTTCTGGCGGGCGGCGCCCATGGCCTCTCCGTCGGGACGGCCGCGTGCGGCAGCTCGCGGCGGGCAGCGGGGGTTCGACTGGCACTCCGGGCGCGGCGGGTGGCGGCCACCGGGGCCGCCACCCGCCGCGGGCGGTTCCGTCGGCGGGCCGACGGGGGTCGCTCAGCCCATCTCTTCCAGGGCCTTGCCCTTGGTCTCCTTGATGCAGAAGGCCACGAACGGGATGGACAGCAGGGCGAAGCAGGCGTAGATGACGTACGTCGCCGACAGGTTCCAGTCGGAGAGGTTGGGGAAGGTGACGGTGATCGCCCAGTTGGCGATCCACTGCGCGGAGGCGGCCACCGACAGGGCGAGCGCCCGGATCCGGTTGGGGAACATCTCGCCGAGCAGCACCCAGACCACCACGCCCCAGGAGAAGGCGAAGCAGAACACGAAGACGTGCGCGGCGACCAGCGCCGTGGTGGCGTACGCGTTGGCCAGGGTCGCGCTGTCGCCGGTGCCGTGCCGGAAGGAGAACGCCCAGGCGGCCAGGCCGAGCGCGACCGCCATGCCCGCGGAGCCGGCCAGGGCGAGCGGTTTGCGGCCGATCCGGTCGACCAGCAGCATGGCGACCACGGTGCCGACCACGTTGACGATCGAGGTGGAGAGCGAGATCAGCAGCGAGTTGGACTCGTCGATGCCGACCGACTGCCACAGGAACGACGAGTAGTAGAAGATCACGTTGATGCCGACGAACTGTTGGAACACCGAGGCGCCGATGCCGACCCAGACGATCGGCAGCAGCCCGAACCGCCCGCCGAGCAGGTCCTTGAGCCGCGGCTTGTGCTCGGTGTGCAGCACCCGCCGGATCTCGGCGAGCCGGGCGTCCAGGTCGACGTCCGAGCCCTCGACCTCGGCGAGCACCTTGCGGGCCTGCGCCTCGCGCCCGTCGCTGATCAGGTAGCGCGGCGACTCGGGGATGGACAGCGCCATCAGCCCGTAGACGAGGGCGGGCACGGTCTCCACGCCGAGCATCCACTGCCAGGCCTGGATGCCCGCCAGGTGGTTGGTGGACTCGCCGCCGGCGGCCTGGTTGAGCGCCCAGTTGGCGAGCTGCGAGACGGTGATGCCGAGCACGATCGCCATCTGCTGGAAGGAGGCCAGCCGGCCCCGGTACGCGGTCGGCGCGACCTCGGCGATGTAGGTGGGGGCGATCACCGAGGCGATGCCGATGGCGATGCCGCCGAGCACGCGCCACACCCCGAGCACCTCGATGCTGGGCGGGAACATCGACCCGACGCCGCTGATGGCGAACAGCGTCGCGGCCAGCAGCATGGTGCGCACCCGCCCGTAGTGGTCGGCGAGCCAGCCGGCCACCACCGCGCCGGCCGCCGAGCCGAGCAGGGCGATGGCGACCACGAACGCGGTCTCGCCGTTGCCCACCCCGAAGTGCTTCTGGATGCCGGTGACCGCGCCGTTGATCACCGCACTGTCGTAGCCGAACAGGAACCCGCCCATCGCGGCGGCGGCGGAGATGAACACCACATGGCCGAGGTGCTCGTCCCCGGCGGCGGATTGGGTAGCCAGCGGTCTCTCCCTACGTGACGATCCGTCCGGGTACGGGCGGAAATATCCAGAGGTAATTCGACCAGCGGCTACCCCGCCGCGCGCGTCCGACACGCCAGAACCGATGGACCGTCAGCCGGACGACCGGCCGGGGCGGTCCGTCCGTGCCGCCATCCGCCGCAGCAGCTGGGCCCGCGCCCCGGCGTCCTGCGGGTTCCCGGTGGCCGCGTGCCGCCCGGCCAGCCGCTCGGCGACCTCGCCCTGCAGCTCGACCGGCTTCTTGTCGTCGTACTTGAACTTGGCCCGCACCTTGCGCACCGTCAGCCGCAGTCCGCGCACGCCGGTCAGCTGCGCCCAGTACGCGTTGCCGGGCTCGACCCGGTCGGTGGGCCACTCGGGCTGGAAGTGCGCCAGCTGCCGGTTGAGGATCGCCGCCTTGCCCGCCGGGTCGTCGACCGGCTCGGCGGTGCAGGAGAACTGCACGGACGCGTAGTAGCTGGTCGGCGTGTACGGCGCGCCGCGCCAGCGGCCGGGGGCGAAGGCGTAGTCGTCGGTGACGGCCAGCGTCACGCGCGGGTCGGTGCGCACCGCCGCGAACAGCGGGTTGGGGGCGGCCAGGTGCAGCAGCACCTCGCCCGCGTCGGCGTCCAGCAGGAAGTGCGTGGGCACCAGGACGGGGCCCTCGGGCCCGTTGGCGGCCAGCGTCCCGAAGTCTCGCCCGGCCGCCAGCCACTGGCGCCACTCCGCCTCGGCGCCGCGGTCCCAGCCCCGGATCAGCACGCCAGCTCCCGGACGTTGCGCGGCGGTTCGACGTCGGTGTGCGGGGAGGGCAGCGGCGCGCCGTAGGCCGGGGCGACCGGCAGCACGCCCGCCCAGTACGGCAGGCCGAGGTCCTCCGGCTCGTCGTTGACGCCGCCGGTGCGGGTTTTGGCCGAGACCTGGTCCAGCTCCAGCCGGATCACCGCGGTGGCCGCCAGCTCCTTGGCGTTGCCCGGCCGGCACTCGGCGGAGCGGCCCGGCACCACCTGGTCGACGATCGCGTCCAGCGCCAGCCGCAGCTCCGCGGGGTCGGTGACCTGGTGGGCGGTGCCGTGCGCCACCACCGAGCGGTAGTTGACGGAGTGGTGGAAGGCGGACTTGGCCAGCACCAGCCCGTCCAGGTGCGTCACCGTCACGCACACCGGCAGCCCCCGCTCGCCCCGCGCCCCGTGCAGCGGCCGGCTGCCGGTGGAGCCGTGCAGGTACAGCCGGCGGCCGACCCGGGCGTACAGGGTGGGCAGCACCACCGGCGCGCCGTCCCGGACGAAGCCGAGGTGGCACAGGTACCCGGCGTCCAGGACCGCGTGCACCGCCTCCTCGTCCCAGGCGGCGCGCTCCTTGGAGCGGGTCGGGGTGGTGAGGTCGTCGCGGGTGTACGACCCGCCGGGGCTGTCCGACATGACAACTCCTCTGTACTAGTGCATAATCTTCTTTGTGCTAGGAGAGTATCGGATCACCGGGCGGCGGGCCAACGAGATTGCCGCCGACGTCGAACGCGCCGTCGCCGCAGGTCAGTTGGCCCCGGGCGGCGCGCTGCCCCCGCTGCGCGAGCTGGCCGGCGAGCTCGGCGTGAACCCCAACACCGTCGCCGCCGCCTACCGCCTGCTGCGCGAGCGCGGCGTCATCGAGACCGCCGGGCGGCGCGGCAGCCGGATCCGCCCCCGCCCCGCCACCACCCCCCGCGACCAGGCCCGGCTGCCCGTCCCGCCCGGAGCCCGCGACCTGTCGGACGGCAACCCCGACCCGGCCCTGCTGCCCCCGCTCGGCCCCGCCCTGGCCGCCGCGGCCGCCGGGCCCACCGTCCTGTACGGAGACCCGGTCGCCGAGCCCGAACTGCTCGCCCGGTGCCGCGCCGAGTTCCGCGCCGACGGCGTCCCCGACGGCGAACTCGCCGTCTGCTCCGGCGCGTTGGACACCATCGCCCGAGTGCTCTCGGCCCACCTGCGCCCCGGCGACACCGTCGCCGTCGAGGACCCGGGCTGGGGCAGCCTGCTCGACCTGCTGCCCGCCCTCGGCCTGCGCACCGCCCCCGTCCCGGTCGACGACCAGGGCCCGCTGCCCGGCCCGGTCGCCGCCGCCCTCGACCACGGCGCCCGCGCCCTGATCGTCACCAGCCGCGCCCAGAACCCCACCGGCGCCGCCCTCACCCCCGCCCGCGCCGCCGAACTGCGCGCCGTCCTGGCCGAGCGCCCCACCACCGTCCTGATCGAGGACGACCACGGCCACGACCTGATCGACCAGCCCTTCCACTCGCTGGCCGCCGGCACCGTCACGCACTGGACGCTGGTCCGCTCCGCCTCCAAGGCGCTCGCCCCCGACCTGCGGGTCGCCGTCAGCACCGGCAACGCCGACACCGTCGCCCGCGTCCTGGGCCGCCAGCGCCTGGACGCCGGCTGGGTCAGCCACCTGCTGCAGCGCGCCGTCCTCGCCCTGCGCCGCGACCCGCCCGACCCCGCCCCCGTCTACCGGGCCCGCCGCGAGGCCCTGCTCACCGCCCTGGCCGCCCACGGCATCCGCGCCCACGGCGTCAGCGGCCTCAACGTCTGGGTCCCCGTCCCCGACGAGACCGCCACCGCCGCCGCCCTGCTCCAACGCGGCTGGGTCACCGCCCCCGGCTCCCGCTTCCGCCTCGCCTCCCCGCCCGGCCTGCGGATCACCGTCTCCACCCTCACCCCGGCCGAGGCCACCACCCTCGCCGCCGACCTCGCCGCCGCCCTCTCCACCACCCCCACCACCGACTCCCGCCTCACCTGACCCCCGTGCCGATCCACCTGACCCGCCTCCGCCCCGGCCACCCGTACCCCCTCCAGCGACTGTCATGTCCGCAAGGAATAGCGGGCGGCCCGTCCCGGTTGCAGCAGGACGCAGTGACCAGACGACCGGGAAGGATCCCGCCATGCGCGTCCGAAACTCGCTCCGCTCCCTGAAGGCCAAGCCCGGCGCGCAGGTGGTCCGCCGGCGCGGGCGCACCTTCGTGATCAACCGGAAGGACCCGCGCTTCAAGGCCCGCCAGGGCTGAACGCGGAGCGAGGCCCCGCCCGGACGTCCCCGGGCGGGGCCTTCGCGTGCACCGCCGGGCCTCAGCCCTTGGCCAGCAGCGCCTGCGCGTGCTCGCGCACCTCGTCGCGCGACAGGTACGCGTCGGTGTACTCGAAGTCCCGCAGCCGGGCGGGCTGGCGGGCCAGGAAGCCGGTGCGGACGAAGTCGTCGCCCGCGGTGGCGTTCAGCAGCCAGTTCGCCGCCGTGCGGTACTTCGCGGTGTTGGTGCGCATCGCCATCACGTGGTAGCCGCGGGCCACCGCCTGGGCGGGCGCGCCGTGCAGCTCCACGCCCAGGGGCTTGGACACCGCGTCCTTGCCGCCGAGGTCGACGACCAGCCCGAGGTCCTTGTGGAAGTACGGCTGCAGCGGCTGGTTGCGCAGCGCCGCGACCAGGTTCTCGGCGACCCGCTTGCCCTGCCGGGCCGAGTGCTGCGCGGTCGGCGGGCACACCGCCCCGTCGCCCTTGGCCAGGTCCGGCACCGCCGCCGCGTCGCCGAGCGCGAACACGCCCTCGAACTGCGGGACCCGCATCTCCGCGGTCACCGCGAGCCGCCCGCGCACCGTCTCCGCGTCCAGCGTGCCGACCAGCGGGGAGGCGGCCACGCCGGCCGTCCAGATCAGGGTCCGGCAGGGCAGGGTGCGCCCGTCGGTGAACTTGACCGTCTCCGGGCCGACTTCGGCGATCGACACGCCCAGCGACACGTCCACGCCGCGCCGGCGCAGGATCTCCATCGCCGTGACGCCCAGCTTGTCGCCGAGCTCGGGCATCAGCTTCGGGGCGATGTCGATCAGGTGCCACTTGATCAGGTGCGGGTCCAGCCGCGGGTAGCGCCGGATCGCCGCCGTGGTCAGCCGCTGCAGGCAGGCCGCCGTCTCGGTGCCCGCGTACCCGCCGCCGACCACCACGAACTGCAGCCGGGAGGCCCGCTCGTTCTCGTCCATCGACGCGGACGCCAGGTCGAGTTGGGCGATCACGTGGTCGCGGATGTAGGTGGCCTCGGCGAGCGTCTTCATGCCGCGCGCGTAGTCCGGCAGGCCGGGGATGTCGAAGGTCCGGGTGACGCTGCCCGGCGCGAGCACCAGGTAGTCGTACTTCACCGCGACCACCTCGTCGGTGATCTTGCGGACCACGGCGACCTTCGACCGCGGATCGATGCCGATCGCCCCGCCCGGCACGATGTGGGTGCGCCGCAGCGAGCGCCGCAGCGAGATCGCCACCGACTGCGGGGTCAGCACCCCGGCCGCGACGTGCGGCAGCAGCGGCAGGTACAGCTGGTACGAGAACGGCGTGACCAGGGAGATCTCCGCCTCGGAGGGGGCGAGCTTGCGCTCCAGGCGGCGCGCGCACTCGAGTCCGGCGAAGCCGCCGCCGACGATCAGGATCCGAGGTCGTTCCATCTTCATCCCCTACTGTGTGCAGGTCCGTGAGTGGCAAGGACGACTGTTGGCCACACTCGCACGGGGTAACGGCGGGTGCATCTCCAACGGCTGCCGGACGCCTGCCCGGCGGGCGCGCGACCATGCCCCCGCCGGGGCCGCTAGGCTGTCCGGATGCTCTCCGAGGTGACGGCCGTCCGCTACGCGACGCCGCTGCGCGAAGGCGGTTCGATGCCCGGCCTCATCGAGGCCGACGACCGCCGCCTGTACGTCCTGAAGTGGGTCGGCGCGGCCCAGGGCCGCAAGGCGCTGGTGGCCGAGGTGCTGGCCGGCGAGCTCGGCCGCCGGCTCGGCCTGCCGGTGCCCGAACTCGCCCTGGTCGACCTGGACCCGGTGCTCGCCCGCAGCGAGCCCGAGGTGCAGATCCAGGACCAGATGCGGGCCAGCGGCGGCACCAACCTCGGCATGGCGTACGTCTCCGGGGCGCTGAACTTCGACCCGCTGTGCTTCGAGGTCGAGGACGCCTTCGCCGCCCGGGTGCTCTGGTTCGACGCCCTGATCGGCAACGTCGACCGCTCCTGGCGCAACCCCAACCTGCTGGTCGCGGCCGGCGGCCTGCGGCTGATCGACCACGGCGCCAGCCTGATCTTCCACCACAGCTGGCCGGGCGCCGAGAAGTGGCGCCGCAAGCCCTACGACGCCTCCGACCACGCGCTGCGGCACGCCGCCGCCCACCTGCCCGCCGTCGACGCCGAACTCGCCGCGCTCGCCGAGCGGGCGCTGCCCGCCGCGGTCGCCGCCGTCCCCGACGTCTGGCTGGCCGACGAACCCGGTTTCGCCACCCCCGCGGACGTCCGCGCCGCGTACACCGAACAACTCACCGCCCGCCTCGCCGGGCCCCGCGACTGGCTCCCGGAGGTGGCGTCCTGATGGAGGACCGGCCCGCCCACGACTACGAGTACGCGCTGATCCGGGCGGTGCCCCGGGTCGAGCGCGGCGAGTGCGTCAACATCGGGGTGCTGCTGTACTGCCGGGGCGCCGAGTACCTGGGCGCCCGCACCCACCTCGACCAGGGCCGGCTGCTCGCCCTGGACGCGCTGGCCGACGTCGCCGGGGTGCGGCGGGCGCTGCGCGGCATCGAGGCGGTCTGCGCGGGCGGCGAGGCCGCCGGGCCGGCCGCCCGGGACACCGCCGGGCAGCGCTTCCGCTGGCTGACCGCCCCGCGCAGCGCCGTCGTCCAGCCCGGCCCCGTGCACACCGGGCTGACCAGCGACCCGGCCGCGGAACTGCACCACCTGTTCGACCGTCTGGTGCTCTGAGGGCGGCACGTGCTCCGAGGGCGGCACGGCGTCCACCGGCCGTCCACGGGATCCGCAAACTACTTGCCAGACTCAATACTGGAGTCACTGAAACGAATGGGCGTACCCTGACCGCCATGGGCAGCACCACAGGCACCGGCGCCACCGGCACCGCACCCTCCACCACCGAGCTGATGGAACAGATCGCGGCCGTCGGCACCGCCTACTTCCAGGACTACGCCGTCGCCGCGGCCCGCCACGGCCTCAACTCCTCGCAGGCCAAGGCGCTCAAGGCGGTCCTCGAACCCGTCCCGATGCGCGCCCTGGCCGGCCGCCTCGGCTGCGACGCCTCCAACGTCACCGGCATCGTCGACCGCCTCGAGGCGCTCGGCTATGCCCGCCGCGAGGCCGCCGCCGCCGACCGCCGGGTCAAGATCGTCACCATCACCGACCAGGGCAGCGAGGTGCTCGGCCGGATCCGCGACGACATGACCCGCGCCCGCGCCGCCTTCGACAGCCTCGACCCCGACCAGCGCACCGCCCTGGCCGGCCTCTGTGACCAGGTCCTGCCGCTGCTGCTGCGCCCCTGCACCCCGCCCCCGCAGTGACTGTCGGTGGCGTGCCGTACGCTCACCGGATGCACCAGGACCAGGGCAACGGATGGACCGCCACCGGGCTGCACTGGCGGGACGGCGCGCCCCGCCTCACCGCCACCGACGGCCGCGAGCGCCACGACCGGCCGCTCACCGACGGCCTGGCCGTCGCCTGGCGGATCGCCGGCCCCCGCCGCTGCACCGGCGCGCACACCGAGCGCGGCCACCGGCCCTGCCCGCACCGCGCCGAGGTCGCCCCCGAGGGCACCACCAGCCAGTGCCCGAGCTGCCAGAACGCCGACCGCGGCCTCCAGCTCGCCCGGGACCGCATCCTCGACGACGGCCGCGACTACCGGCTCTACCTCGCCTGGTTCGCCCCCGGCCTGCTCAAGGTCGGCCTCACCGCCGAGGAGCGCGGCACCGTCCGCCTGCTCGAACAGGCCGCCCTCACCTGGACGTTCGTCGCCCGCGGCCCGCTCCCGGCCGTCCGCCGGGCCGAACTCGCCGTCGCGCACGCCAAACTGGCCCGCGAGCGGATCCCCGCCGCCGCCAAGTACCCGGCCTGGTGGAGCCTGCCCGCCCCCGCGCAGCGGCACGACGCGCTCACGGCCGCCCGCACCCGCGTCCACCGGCTGCTCGC
The Kitasatospora cineracea DNA segment above includes these coding regions:
- a CDS encoding HipA family kinase translates to MLSEVTAVRYATPLREGGSMPGLIEADDRRLYVLKWVGAAQGRKALVAEVLAGELGRRLGLPVPELALVDLDPVLARSEPEVQIQDQMRASGGTNLGMAYVSGALNFDPLCFEVEDAFAARVLWFDALIGNVDRSWRNPNLLVAAGGLRLIDHGASLIFHHSWPGAEKWRRKPYDASDHALRHAAAHLPAVDAELAALAERALPAAVAAVPDVWLADEPGFATPADVRAAYTEQLTARLAGPRDWLPEVAS
- a CDS encoding DUF3037 domain-containing protein: MEDRPAHDYEYALIRAVPRVERGECVNIGVLLYCRGAEYLGARTHLDQGRLLALDALADVAGVRRALRGIEAVCAGGEAAGPAARDTAGQRFRWLTAPRSAVVQPGPVHTGLTSDPAAELHHLFDRLVL
- a CDS encoding MarR family winged helix-turn-helix transcriptional regulator, giving the protein MGSTTGTGATGTAPSTTELMEQIAAVGTAYFQDYAVAAARHGLNSSQAKALKAVLEPVPMRALAGRLGCDASNVTGIVDRLEALGYARREAAAADRRVKIVTITDQGSEVLGRIRDDMTRARAAFDSLDPDQRTALAGLCDQVLPLLLRPCTPPPQ
- a CDS encoding DUF2797 domain-containing protein gives rise to the protein MHQDQGNGWTATGLHWRDGAPRLTATDGRERHDRPLTDGLAVAWRIAGPRRCTGAHTERGHRPCPHRAEVAPEGTTSQCPSCQNADRGLQLARDRILDDGRDYRLYLAWFAPGLLKVGLTAEERGTVRLLEQAALTWTFVARGPLPAVRRAELAVAHAKLARERIPAAAKYPAWWSLPAPAQRHDALTAARTRVHRLLAEPGRGPERLELLADHPVVDQVELYGLGDGAPDHYQQVKALTDGARLAGRLRRPIGGHLFLDRPDGPPLLLDTRLLTGWTLHAAPDADGCEGLALLPRTRPAAEQDALF